The nucleotide sequence TCTGTCCAGCTGTGGATTCAGATTGCTCCTGGTGGTCTAGAGCTGAGGCCCCTGTGCCTTAAGGAAGGGCAATGCTGCCTTTGCAGAAGTACTGTCCTGAGCCCCTGTCCTTGTACTCTCCCCTGATTCATGTCTCTCCTCATAGTCTGAGCCTTGAAAACATGAAGTAGGGAAGGGCTCGGGATGCAAGAGTTTGGCAATGGATGGAGCCTTGGATGAGGTCTCCAAAAGTGGTCTCCATGTAAGTCCAAGAATATAGTTGCTTGGAACCACACTGCACCCCAGTCAAAAATCTACACAAATATTAAGAACTGAGGGACAACATGGAACAGGAGAACGGAGGCTCAGGTAGCAGACACTGGAGCCCATCTGGTCACCTATGTCCCTGGCCTCCGCAAGCCTAAAGACCTAGAGAACCTTGGGCAGTCATGGTTGGTAGAGAGTCTCCAGCACTAGCAACTTGGGTGGGGGTTCAGAAGCCTAATGTATTTATATCAGCAGCTTCCATATCAGCCAGGCACCCAGGCTAGGAGCTGCCATCAGGCTTTCATAGACCTACTTCCAGGTCTGCAGAAAGGCAGACCTGCCTGGGCCTTGGATTTACATCCAGCCTGGAAAGCCTCTAGTAGCCGctccagcctaggctacctgtACTATTCTTTTGGAGAGGTTTCCATCCGTTTCTGTCTTTGTCCTTTCTATTGTATTTCCTCCTTTGGCCTGGGCCCAGATGGACTAGAGTTGACAAAGACTAGGAGGGCTCAGGAGTGAGACCTCTCACCGGCCTCTCTAACTGTCCAAGCCCCCTTCACCTAGGGACACAAGGTCCAGGAGGTTTCCATGGCCCCATATTGCTGCTGCCCTATAAACAAGGGTGGGCTGACTGGGTCACACAGCGTTCCTGCCAGGTTTGTGTCTGTACACTACCATTCACTGGGCTAGGGAGACAGACGCCCCTGAGAAGGTGCCAAGGTATCATCTCAGGCTAGGGATGCTATGGTGCTTGCTAGGATGCCCGAGACCCTGAGTTCAAACAGCagcactattttttaaaagtgtatttcttttctttttttttaggctGGCATATGCTGGTGTTCTTTACATGCCATAGGTGCTGGTGGCCGAGCCCTGGTTGTGGAGGGGGCTGCTTTGCCCAGGTGCCCATATGTCCCAGCAATAGGTCCTATATCTCAGGGGCTTGCAGTACTGCATATCCAGTTGCACAGCGGCCTTAGCCCCAGTGGCAGCTGGGCCTAAGATGCGCAGTTGCCTCACCTTTAGTGTCTGATGGGGCTCCCTAGGGGCTCATGGGCCCCTCAAGAGAGCCTTCTGCTCTCACTGTGTACCTACCTGGGTTGCACTGCTGTTCCCTACGGGCACCGAGTTGCATGAACTAGAAAGGAAGGTGAAACTGCAGCCCCTTTCTCCAGCAGCCATTGCTACCTGCTACGTAAAAGGCATCGTGCGGGAATCCTGGATCTCTTGCCCCAGAGGGAATCCTGGATCTCTTGCCCCAGAGGCCTGCCTGTTCCCCGCAAAGTAGAGTGATCCTTTGGCCTGGGAAGTATAGGCAGCCTTTTCGGGTAGGTGGTCCTGCCTTGGATTCATAAACGCAGTGTCTGGAGCAGACACCCAGCACAGAAAGGTGGGTGTGAGTTCTGTtggagccaccaccaccaccgcctttGGGGGTTGCGAGCTTGCCGTGGTCACAGGCAGCCTTGTCCCCAAGGTCCATGTACTTGGAAAATGAGAGCAGCTGAGCTACAGGTGAACAAAATGGTGTGACCGGAGGGGCATAAATCAAGCTAGAAGGTTGGTCCTCTGAGGATGAGCCCTTGACACTACCTAGTTAGGTACCTAGTTAGGACTGACTATGGGAAGCCCAGCTGGGACCTGGTACAGTCCAGCCTCTTCCAAATGGGCTCACAAGAGCATCTTGACCCATCAGCTGCCCTCAATAGGATCTTGGGCTTGTGAATTTCGTAACTTATTGTAGGGCCCTTTTTCTGACACTCACCCTTGCTAAGTTCACCTGGCCAGATGGTATAATGGCACTTGTGTAATAAAGGTGAAACTAGTCAACGTCATCAGCCACCCTGTTTTAGTCTTCTTTTTTGTGACTGGATCTAATGCTTGGATCTGGAACACCCCATAGGATGGGGTAGGAGGAGGATATACAAGTGGGACAATAAAGAGAATACGATGAGCATCGATCAGTTTTTATCTCAGAAAGCAGTGGCTAGGTGACCAGCATACACTAGAAAGGCCTGGATGACAGTATCACAGCTGAATGGCCCCAAAGCTGCCTCTGAGGCGCTAAcatcctgtgtcccagcctgtcaCCTCTGGACCATGACTGGGCAATGAAGGGGTGTGTTCCCCTTCCCAGCCCTGGTCCCAGAAAGAAAGATCTGTTGGTTTGCCATCAGTCTCTTGGCAGGTGGGCTGCCCAAGAGGTTCCCCATGAGGGGGTGCCTTCTATCAGACCCTGGGACTCCATCATACCTAGACTCAGCATGGCTTGGAAGCCAGGGAAGCCAATTGTCTTCTGTCTGCACAACACAGGCAAGTGATGCTGCAGCCCAGCTGGACCCCTCTGCTGTCTGTATCACCTGCCTTCTCATCATTGGCCAGCTCACTCAGCGCTTTGTATAACCAAGCAGCCaagctgttttctgttttctgtttttttttttttttttttttttttggtttttcgagacagggtttctctttatagctcTGGAGcttgttctggaactcgctctatagaccaggctggcctcgaactcacagagatccacctgcctctgcctcctgagtgctgggattaaaggtgtgtaccaccaccgcctggcaagaacCAGCACTGTCTATTATGACTCTTTAGAAGTAAGATTATTGATACTTTGGGGGGTGAGGAGGCCTGCAGAGATGGACACTTTTTTTCCAAGTGCAGAGGAAGTAGAAACACTTGTGTGATGCATAGAGAACCATCGTCGTCTTTAGAGGTGGGACAAGGGGAAGATGGGGTTAACCTGGGCAAGCAAGGAGGCTACTGCCTGATGTTGTAGATAGTCTCCCTgaggaaatagaaatatttacCCCCTCTTTATAGGGTACCAAGGACAAACCAAAGCACAATTCTACCAAAGTCCGActtggggaaccaatgagtttattgggcttacagaGCATGGATGGGGTGTTGCTTATAGGAGTgtgggtgaccccaaagcagccacaCCATGAAAACATCTCATGCCAGCACGGATGATGATGATGTCCCCCATATCTGCAAACATGGAACCCTCTCCTGCTTCAGTTAATCTTCTGCAGGCTGCATATCCTACCACCTCCTGAGACCATGAGGTCATGTGCAATTAGGACAGTTAAAACTGGCTGAGAGGTGCAGAAGGGAGGAGCTGGAATCAGAGATGAGGGCCAAGcgaccctccccacctcctccttccttgaCGGAATGTCACAGGCAACAGACTTGATCTTGAGGGTCTCTTACAAGTCTTCCCAGCGTCTTTGACGATGGCCGTGACGCTCGGAGGAGAGCACACTACAACACCCACTCAAGGCTCTTCTCACCACTCGGAGGCCGAAGCTGGGCAAGGAGCCTGTAGTCTTCCCTGGagcctggctcacttcctgctgagctccttaGCCCGGAGGGTAGCCGCTTCCACCGCGCTCATGGTAGCTGCTCGAAGGCCGCCCTGCTCTAGGGCATGAAGCCCATGGATGGTGGTTCCAGCTGGTGTGAGCACATCTGTCCGAAGCTGGGCCGGGTGCTTCCCTTCCTGCTGCAGCATCTTGGCTGTCCCCTGGGGAGAAGAGCGAAGGGAGAGTTGAGAAAGGGGGGGGGCAGCTACACATTTGCCCAGCCTGTCTGGACTCTGCAGCCTTGCCTTCCTGTTTGCTGGAGACGGCACACACACTCCGGAGCACAGCCTTCCCAACGTTCTCCTGAGGAATCCTTCACTTACCAGCAGCGTCTGGGCAGCAATGCGGTGGGCCAGGCCACTGGGCATGCCCATCTTGATGGCACCTTCAGCCAGGGCCTCCGAGAATGTGCACACCTGTAGCAATAGCGTTGGAAGTGGGAAAGGGGGAAGGTCAAAACTGACATTTTGCTGGACACGGTTCCCAGCTAGAGAATGCTCTGAACAGCAGCTTTCAACCTGTTGGTCACGACCCCTTTTGGGAGTCAAataaccctttcataggggtcgcctaagaccaacagaaaacacagatatttacattacgattcatagcagtagcaaaattagttatgaagtagcaacaaaaataattttatggttggggtccccacaacataaactgtattaaagggtttgaagcatttggaaggctgagaaccactggctcaGAACCACAAGAAACAGGGCCCCAAACATCGGCACAGATACCTGAGGCCATAAGGCCTAAACCCAGAGTTTGGTAAAGGGGCCAGCCTCAATGGTCCAACAAAGCATGATGTTCTGAGAGACAGCAGAGCCCATGGACCACTCGAGGCCCCAAGGCTTGACTCTGAGACCTTGAGAGCAAGGCCTTTGCTAAGGGCTTGCCTTCCAGGGTATGGGTTAAGACAATACTCACAAAGGCCACACCGCTGCCACTGAGGCCAGTGTGGATATCTACGTAGGACTCGGGAACCTCTATGCACTGCCCACAGGCCTCCAGCAGGTTCTGCAGGAGCTTGGCATCGTCGTTCCCAGCGTGGTGGCCTCGTGCCATCACCATGGCCCCCTCCTGGACTATGCAGGGTAGATTGGGAGAGACTCGCAACACTCGGGTGTTCGGGGGCAGCAGCTGGACAAGAGAGAGCTTAGTGTCAGGCAGGCTGAGCCTGCCAGGCAAACACCTCAGCTAAATGCAGCCTCGAGTCCCTACTTCCCAGGTACAGTGGCAGAACATTACCCCACCTACCTAACCCTGGTGGGCCAACTACCTAACCCCTGGTGGACCAACTACCTAACCCTGGCAGGCCAACTACCTAACCCTGGTGGGCCAACTACCTAACCCTGGTGGGCCAACTAACTAACCCTGGTGGGCCAACTAACTACTTCTGGAGACTGTCTGGGAtactgtctgcctcccaagtgtggccAGCAGAGCTTATT is from Peromyscus maniculatus bairdii isolate BWxNUB_F1_BW_parent chromosome 20, HU_Pman_BW_mat_3.1, whole genome shotgun sequence and encodes:
- the Pycr3 gene encoding pyrroline-5-carboxylate reductase 3 — protein: MAAAASEPLRVGFVGAGRMAEAIAQGLIRAGKVEAKQVLASAPTDKNLCHFRALGCQTTHSNQEVLQSCPLVIFATKPQVLPEVLAEVAPVVTTEHIVVSVAAGISLSSLEELLPPNTRVLRVSPNLPCIVQEGAMVMARGHHAGNDDAKLLQNLLEACGQCIEVPESYVDIHTGLSGSGVAFVCTFSEALAEGAIKMGMPSGLAHRIAAQTLLGTAKMLQQEGKHPAQLRTDVLTPAGTTIHGLHALEQGGLRAATMSAVEAATLRAKELSRK